The Ruficoccus amylovorans region GTGTGGACGGCGACATCGCCTTCGAGATCGACGCCCGCGAAATCCCCGCCGGGTGGTCAACGGGCATCCTTCCGCTGGGGGCGCGTGAGCCCTTCGGCGCATCAAACTTCGCCCAGGCCGACATGGGGCGGCCCTACCAGGTTTTCGAGTTCAACCACGCGCTCGTACAGGCCGCCTTCGACCTGACCGCCGGGCTCGCGCTCGACACCTCCCCCGCCCACGCCGCCTACCTGGAAAAATTCCCCGAAAACTCCGCCGCCCGCCAAGCCCCCGGCGTCCTGCGGGGCGATTGCCTGAGCGCCGCCCGCTACTTCCACGGGGAGCGCGCCACCGCCTGGGCCCGCCAATGGGTTTCCCACTGGACCGGCGGCCAGGGGCGTTTCGTCACCTGCGGGATGGAGGATTCGGGCACGCTCCACGCCCTCGCCGTGCTCGACGAACTCGGCCAGGCCAGCCGCAACCGTGCCCTGCTCCTGCGCACGGCCAGCAACTTTACCCAGCCCCCGCCCGGCGAACCGGCCAGCGAACATTTTTCTGACGAAAACACCTTCCCGGCCTTCGATCTGGCCCTCGAAAACGGCACCCGTACCGCCTGCACTGTCATAGACGCCATCCTGGCCGACTGGCCCGAGTGGAACAGCCGGTTTTGAAGTTACTATCCCGGCCCATGTCTCACAAAAAAGCCCAGCCCTCCCCTCTGGAGCGCAAGCCGGGCTTGATAACTGCGCACAAGTGTCCACACTGACCAGCTTATGGCGAAAAGTAAGCAAAGCGCGACGGCCCGGCCCGCCGTCGGAATCATCATGGGGAGCACCTCGGATTGGGAAACCATGCAGCACGCAGCCGAGACGCTGACCACGCTCGGCGTGCCCTTTGAGAAGGAAGTCGTCAGCGCCCACCGCACCCCGGAAAAACTTTACGATTACGCCAAAACCGCCGAGAAGCGCGGGCTCAATGTCATCATCGCCGGGGCCGGCGGCGCCGCCCACCTGCCCGGCATGACAGCCGCCATGACCACCCTGCCCGTCTTTGGCGTGCCCGTGCAGTCAAAGGCGCTCAGCGGTATGGACTCCCTGCTTTCCATCGTGCAGATGCCCGCCGGGATCCCGGTGCCGACGCTGGCTATCGGCCGGGCCGGGGCGATTAATGCCGCCCTCAGCGCCGCCGCCGTCATCGCCCTTGGCGACGCCAAGGTCCGGCGCAAGCTCAAGGCCTTTCGCGACAAACAGACGGCCACCGTCATGGAAGCCGAACTGCCCGAGTCATGATCGAGCCCGGAGCGACCATCGGAATCATGGGCGGCGGGCAACTCGGCCGCATGTCCATCCTGGCTGGACGGCAGCTTGGCTACCGTTTCCGCGTCTTCGAGCCTAACCCCGGCTGCGCTGCCGGGATGGTGGCCGACGCCGAGATCAACGCCCCCTATACCGATGAGGACGCACTCCTGCGCTTCACCGAGGGGCTGGAGGCGGTGACTTTCGAGTTCGAGAACGTCCCGGCCGAGCCGCTGGCTGTGCTCGCCGCCGCCGCCCCCGTACGCCCGAAGCCCGAGGTGCTCTACGTTTGCCAGAACCGCCGCCGCGAAAAGGAGTTCCTCTCCGGGCACGGCTTCCCCTGCGCCCCGTTCCGCGTGGTGGACGGACCTGAATCGCTGGCCGAAGCCGTCGGCACGATCGGCTTTCCCTGCGTGCTCAAGACCGCTGACTTCGGCTACGACGGCAAGGGCCAGGTCAAGCTGACCGCCGAGAAAGACTGGACGCAGGTCTGGCAGGATTTTGACGCTCCGCTGGGGGTGCTGGAAAGCTGGATCCCTTTTACCGCCGAGTGCTCGATCATCGCGGCCCGGACGCCGGAAGGGCGCATCCGGTGCTTCCCGCTGGCCGAGAATATCCACCGCAACCACATCCTGCACATGACCATCGCCCCGGCCCGCCTGAGCGAACAGGTCCACGAGCGGGCGGAGGAACTGGCCCGCGACATCGCCGAAGCCCTCGGCGTGGAGGGGCTGGTCGCGGTCGAGCTTTTTGTGACCGACAAGGACGAACTGCTCGTCAACGAGCTGGCCCCCCGCCCCCACAACAGCGGTCACCACACCATCGATGCCTGCGTGACGAGTCAGTTCGAGCAGCACATCCGCGCCGTCTGCGGGCTGCCGCTGGGGGCCACCACCCTTCACACGCCCGCTGTCATGGTTAACCTCCTTGGCGATGTCTGGCCCGAAGGCCGCTCCCCCGACTGGGATCGCCTGCTGCGCAACCCGCGCCTCAAGCTCCACCTCTACGACAAGGGCGAGCCCCGGCCCGGCCGCAAGATGGGCCACTTCACCCTCCTGGGCCAGGACGGCGAGCCCCCCGTTGACGAGGCCGAAGCCATCTTTCAGGATCTCTCGCGGGCCGGAGTATAAACCACAGAACGCTTTCGCCTTTGCCAGCCCATGTGGGACCAGCAACGCTCCCGGATTCCTACATGTCAGAAAGGCTGGCTAGCGCGAGAAATTGCTTTGCGTGGCGGAGATTTTTGCGGCAAGATAGTTAACTGCGACGATGACCTATTTTGACAACAACGCGACGACTCCGCTGGACCCTGTGGCCGAAAAGGCCTGGCTGGAAGCCAGCCGCGAGTCCTGGCAAAACCCGTCCAGCCCCTACAGCTCGGCCGCCCGCGCCCACAACAGGCTGGAAGACGCCCGCGAACGGCTGGCCCGGCTGATGGACGCCGACCCGAAGCAGATCGTCTTCAACTCGGGCGCGACCGAGGGCAACAACGCACTTTTCCAGTTTTTCCAGCGCTTCGACCCACAGGGCCGGGTCGTGGTTTCCGCCGTCGAGCACCCCTGCGTGCTGGCGAGCGCCCGCTACTGCTTCCCCAATCAGTGCGAGATCCTCCCGGTCAACGCGCAGGGCGTGGTGGATATTTCCGGGCTGGAAAACCTGCTCAAAAATGGCGGCATCGCCCTGGTCTCCATCATGGCGGCCAACAACGAGACGGGCGTCCTCCAGCCTTGGCCGGAAGTGGTCAAACTCTGCCGCAAGTGGAGTGTCCCCTGCCACCTCGACGCCGCCCAGTGGATCGGCAAGCGCACCTGCGCGGGCATGGGCCGGGCGGACTTCGTGACCGGCTGCGCGCACAAGTTCGGCGGCCCCAAGGGGGTCGGATTCATTAAAATTTCCGAGACTTACAACGATTTTCAGTGCTTCCACGGGGGCGGTCAGGAGGACGGCCACCGTGCCGGGACCGAGAACGTGCCCGGCATCCTCGCCATGGTCGCACAGCTTGAGGAGCGCGAACGCCGCATGGAGGAAACCGCCACCGCCTGGGTGGTGGGCCGACAGGTCTTCGAGCACCGGATCAAGGAACTGGTGCCCGGAACGCGCGTCGTCGGCGAAAAAGCCGATCGCCTCGGCAACACCGCCTGCCTGATCATGCCGCGCTTCCCCAACGCCCGCTGGGTTGCTCAACTCGACCGCCTCGGCTTCGCCGTCGGACGCGGTTCGGCCTGCGGCACCGGCAAGGCCGCTCCCTCGTACGTGCTGGCCGCGCTTGGGCTCAGCGGCGAAGAGGCCAAGCGTGCCGTGCGCGTCAGCGCCGGCTGGGACACCACGCCGGACGACTGGCGCGGCCTGGCCGATGCCTTTGCCACCGCCTGGAAAAAGCTCCGCGCCGAGCAGCAAACGCCCACCACCGCCACGGTGATTTCGATCTAGCGCTGGTTACTCCGCTTTGAGGCACTTATGATGTTGCTCCCGCGAAGCCACGCGAAGGAACGCGAAGGCGCTTCAGAGTTCCGGCTGTTACTCCTTCCTCCGGCATGAAGCTGCTTCGGCTCAACGCGGAGAATTTCCGCAACATCGAACTGGCGTCCCTGCGCTTCGAGAAGGCGAGCACGTTCCTGCTCGGGCGCAACGGGCAAGGCAAAACGAATCTGCTGGAAGCCGCCGGTATGGTCACGGCGTTGCGCTCATTCCGCACCAGCGAGGCGCGTTCGCTGATCCGTCACGGGCAGCGGCAGGCACGGCTCTTTCTGGAGTGTGAACGCGAGGGCGAAGGAGCCGCCGAGATCACGCTCAGCTTCGCCAGCGCGGGCAAGCAGATCACCTGCGACGGCGAAAACGTCACCCGTCTGGCCGACTTCATCGGGCGCTTCCCCACCGTGACGCTTTCCTCGGAGGACATCCAGCTCATCCGGGGTGGCCCCGCCCTGCGCCGCCGCTTTCTGGACCTGACGCTTTCAGCCATGCGGCCCGATTACTTTGAGGCGCTGCGCCGCTACCACCGGGCACTGAAGGAACGCAACAGCCTGCTCAAAAGCGGGCAGGGGCCGCGCGCCGAGGCCGAGCTGTCCGCCTTTGACAAGGCCCTCGCCCCCGCTGCCGTCACCGTCTGTCACCTGCGCCGCGAGGGCGTAGAAGTCTTGACCAAACACCTGTGCGCGGCATATGCGATCATCAGCGAAGGAGCCGAGGAGCCGGAGCTGCGCTACCGCCCGGAATCCGGCATGGACTCCCCGGAAACCGCCCTGAAAACGCTTCGCGAGAGCCGGGCGGCGGACTTCGCGCTCAAATCCACTCAACGCGGTCCCCACCGCGACGACCTCGGGCTTTACGTGGCCGGCAAGCGTGCGCGCGACTACGCCTCCGAGGGGCAGCAACGCTCGTACGTGGTCAGCCTGCGGCTGGCGCAGATGACCTGCTTTGAGGAAAGCTCGGGCGTGGCCCCGGTCATCCTGGCCGACGACGTGCTGGGCGAACTCGACCCCGTCCGCCGCCAGCGCTTCTGGGGCGCGGTCGGGGCGGACCGGCAGATCATCGCCACCGGAACCGAGCCGCCCCCGCCGGGTGAGCGAGAATGGGACATCCTGCGGGTGGACGCGGGCACTTTTTCACGGGAGTCAGAGATGGCCCCGGACGCGGTTCAGGACGAAACTGCTGCCGCTTCACCCACCCGCGCAGAGCAGGCTCCTGCCCGCCAGGAAGCACCGGCCTCACAACCGCCAAGCACACCCGGCGCGGACGGCCCTGAAGCCGAGGCGAGACCCGACCGATGAGCCTGGCCGACCTGACACTTCAGCAGTGGATTTGCGGGCTGCTCGGGGCGCTGTGCATCGGCTTTGGCAAGGGTGGCCTGCCCGGCCTGGGTAATCTCGCCATCTGGTTTTTCGCGATGGCTTTTGAGCCGAAGCAATCGGTCGGGATTCTCCTCCCGGCCCTGATCTGCGGCGATATCGTGGCCGTGCTGGTTTACCGTAAGCACGCGGACTTTCGCTATGTACGGCGGTTGCTGCCCTGGAGCATGCTCGGAGTGGTGATCGGATTTTTCCTTTTCAACCGGATTCCAGGCGATGTTTTTTCCGTCGTCATCGGCGGGATGCTGCTGGCCATGACCGGGGTGCACTTCCTGCGGCAATGGCTGCTGCGCAAACGGGCCGAAGGCGCCGAAGACCCGATCCCGCACAAGCCGTGGTTCATCGGCGGGACGGGTATCGCGGGCGGGGTGGCGACCATGCTCGCCAATGCCGCCGGGCCGATCGCCTCCTTTTACTTCATGGCTATCCGGCTCCCGAAAATGGCCTTCATCGGGACATCGGCCTGGTTCTTTTTCCTCATCAATATTTTCAAGCTTCCGTTCCAGTCCGCTGCCGGGAACCTCACACTGCTCTCGCTCCAGATCAGCCTGGTCTTCGGCGCAGCGGCCATCGTCTGCGGGCTGATCGCCCCGAAAGTGGTGCGCTACATCCCGCAACGCTATTACAGCGCCTGCATCTGGACGGTCATCATCTTCGCCGCCATCTCGCTGATTGTTGGGTAGTGTGGTGTCAGTTTAGTCTTTTCCATCAGTATTGGGGGACATAGCCCCCAATACTTTTAGCAAGAACCAGGCGAACGGGACGCTAGAACTTACCGCTCGCGTCCATCGGCAGCTTGTTGTCTGTGGTGACGAGCAGAATCGGCTCCTTGGTCTTGATCCAGACGTTGTTCTCCTTGGTGAACTTCGCGGTGACGACTTCGCAGATTTCACCAATGGACTGCACCGGGATACGGCGGCCCTTGGGCGAGGCGTTGTAGGCGTAGCCAGATTTGATCAGCCGCTCGTTGGCCACGTAGGGGCTGTCCTCCTCGGGGATTTGCAGCACCCAGCCAGTCATGTTTTGCCCGGCCAGCTTGCCCTCGGGGTCGGAGACCATCATCACGAACTGCTTCTTGAGGGGCGGCGGCTTCTCCTCGTCCTCGACCATGGCGGCCATTTCCACGTTGATATCATCAATAATCTGCGAGACCTGGCGCACGTCCAGTTCGTTGCGCTGCAGGACCAGCTTGACAAGTTCGAGATCGACTTTGGGCATAGCCGCCAATCCAAAGACCAAACTCCCGCCCCTGGCAAAGGTTTTTTGCGGAGTGCCTCCGCTGGCAGTGAGGGGGTGCCCCCTGCGCGGCCAGAAAGGCCGCTCCCCCCGGAC contains the following coding sequences:
- a CDS encoding purine-nucleoside phosphorylase, with translation MPVSPKVVLVTMFEPLGRPGEMSLFKERLDLSPVELAGTGLRDVHLGHDGQVLALSTGVGTANTAISLMALGLCPEIDTSESFFLIAGIAGADPTAATLGTPVWADWCVDGDIAFEIDAREIPAGWSTGILPLGAREPFGASNFAQADMGRPYQVFEFNHALVQAAFDLTAGLALDTSPAHAAYLEKFPENSAARQAPGVLRGDCLSAARYFHGERATAWARQWVSHWTGGQGRFVTCGMEDSGTLHALAVLDELGQASRNRALLLRTASNFTQPPPGEPASEHFSDENTFPAFDLALENGTRTACTVIDAILADWPEWNSRF
- the purE gene encoding 5-(carboxyamino)imidazole ribonucleotide mutase, producing the protein MAKSKQSATARPAVGIIMGSTSDWETMQHAAETLTTLGVPFEKEVVSAHRTPEKLYDYAKTAEKRGLNVIIAGAGGAAHLPGMTAAMTTLPVFGVPVQSKALSGMDSLLSIVQMPAGIPVPTLAIGRAGAINAALSAAAVIALGDAKVRRKLKAFRDKQTATVMEAELPES
- a CDS encoding 5-(carboxyamino)imidazole ribonucleotide synthase, with the translated sequence MIEPGATIGIMGGGQLGRMSILAGRQLGYRFRVFEPNPGCAAGMVADAEINAPYTDEDALLRFTEGLEAVTFEFENVPAEPLAVLAAAAPVRPKPEVLYVCQNRRREKEFLSGHGFPCAPFRVVDGPESLAEAVGTIGFPCVLKTADFGYDGKGQVKLTAEKDWTQVWQDFDAPLGVLESWIPFTAECSIIAARTPEGRIRCFPLAENIHRNHILHMTIAPARLSEQVHERAEELARDIAEALGVEGLVAVELFVTDKDELLVNELAPRPHNSGHHTIDACVTSQFEQHIRAVCGLPLGATTLHTPAVMVNLLGDVWPEGRSPDWDRLLRNPRLKLHLYDKGEPRPGRKMGHFTLLGQDGEPPVDEAEAIFQDLSRAGV
- a CDS encoding cysteine desulfurase family protein, whose translation is MTYFDNNATTPLDPVAEKAWLEASRESWQNPSSPYSSAARAHNRLEDARERLARLMDADPKQIVFNSGATEGNNALFQFFQRFDPQGRVVVSAVEHPCVLASARYCFPNQCEILPVNAQGVVDISGLENLLKNGGIALVSIMAANNETGVLQPWPEVVKLCRKWSVPCHLDAAQWIGKRTCAGMGRADFVTGCAHKFGGPKGVGFIKISETYNDFQCFHGGGQEDGHRAGTENVPGILAMVAQLEERERRMEETATAWVVGRQVFEHRIKELVPGTRVVGEKADRLGNTACLIMPRFPNARWVAQLDRLGFAVGRGSACGTGKAAPSYVLAALGLSGEEAKRAVRVSAGWDTTPDDWRGLADAFATAWKKLRAEQQTPTTATVISI
- the recF gene encoding DNA replication/repair protein RecF (All proteins in this family for which functions are known are DNA-binding proteins that assist the filamentation of RecA onto DNA for the initiation of recombination or recombinational repair.) — its product is MKLLRLNAENFRNIELASLRFEKASTFLLGRNGQGKTNLLEAAGMVTALRSFRTSEARSLIRHGQRQARLFLECEREGEGAAEITLSFASAGKQITCDGENVTRLADFIGRFPTVTLSSEDIQLIRGGPALRRRFLDLTLSAMRPDYFEALRRYHRALKERNSLLKSGQGPRAEAELSAFDKALAPAAVTVCHLRREGVEVLTKHLCAAYAIISEGAEEPELRYRPESGMDSPETALKTLRESRAADFALKSTQRGPHRDDLGLYVAGKRARDYASEGQQRSYVVSLRLAQMTCFEESSGVAPVILADDVLGELDPVRRQRFWGAVGADRQIIATGTEPPPPGEREWDILRVDAGTFSRESEMAPDAVQDETAAASPTRAEQAPARQEAPASQPPSTPGADGPEAEARPDR
- a CDS encoding sulfite exporter TauE/SafE family protein; this encodes MSLADLTLQQWICGLLGALCIGFGKGGLPGLGNLAIWFFAMAFEPKQSVGILLPALICGDIVAVLVYRKHADFRYVRRLLPWSMLGVVIGFFLFNRIPGDVFSVVIGGMLLAMTGVHFLRQWLLRKRAEGAEDPIPHKPWFIGGTGIAGGVATMLANAAGPIASFYFMAIRLPKMAFIGTSAWFFFLINIFKLPFQSAAGNLTLLSLQISLVFGAAAIVCGLIAPKVVRYIPQRYYSACIWTVIIFAAISLIVG